The Aurantiacibacter arachoides genome window below encodes:
- a CDS encoding YncE family protein: MRSAIIVVAAAMLAGCATAPSTDWHEGGTIFVANKRGASLSRIDLATGAETHRATTCENPHELTVSPEKQFVMVACYSGRTVEIYRTADLVRAGWQALGENARVHSALWLDGDQIVAGAEGRGSLYLISLRMTGRRMPPAVGITEIGEGGAPPGPHLLAVSSDGLTAWGTIIPRGEVVRYDLATRQETARLRVGDQIEAIALSPDGSQLWVASNADSTAFQLDPTTLEIIRAVETGTTPIRLAFHPSGRWLVSSNYGGGDLTVIDARSGEVVRRIEVSGSAEAAQVTLVFSEDGTRLYAAETASDTIAEIDFASGAVLRRIATGPGGDGLAVID, from the coding sequence ATGCGCTCAGCCATCATCGTAGTCGCCGCCGCGATGCTTGCCGGATGCGCCACTGCGCCATCAACGGATTGGCACGAGGGCGGCACGATCTTCGTCGCCAACAAGCGCGGGGCGAGCCTCAGCCGCATTGATCTTGCGACCGGCGCTGAAACGCACCGCGCAACGACCTGCGAAAACCCGCACGAGCTGACCGTATCGCCCGAAAAGCAGTTCGTGATGGTCGCCTGCTATTCCGGCAGGACCGTGGAAATCTACCGAACGGCAGACCTAGTCAGGGCGGGTTGGCAGGCTCTGGGCGAGAATGCCCGCGTCCATAGTGCCCTCTGGCTGGATGGTGATCAGATCGTGGCCGGAGCGGAAGGGCGCGGCTCGCTCTATCTGATCTCGTTGCGGATGACAGGCCGGCGCATGCCGCCGGCCGTCGGCATCACCGAAATTGGCGAGGGGGGCGCACCGCCGGGTCCACACTTGTTGGCGGTGTCCTCCGATGGTCTGACAGCATGGGGCACAATCATCCCGCGCGGCGAGGTCGTGCGTTACGATCTGGCGACCCGCCAGGAGACCGCGCGCCTTCGCGTCGGCGACCAGATAGAGGCAATCGCGCTGTCACCTGACGGATCGCAGCTCTGGGTTGCCTCCAATGCGGACAGCACCGCTTTCCAACTCGATCCCACAACCCTGGAAATAATCCGGGCGGTCGAAACCGGCACGACGCCGATCCGTCTCGCGTTTCATCCTTCGGGTCGCTGGCTGGTGTCCAGCAATTACGGCGGCGGCGACCTGACCGTGATCGATGCGCGCAGCGGCGAGGTGGTCCGGCGTATCGAAGTTTCCGGTAGTGCCGAGGCGGCGCAGGTTACGCTGGTGTTCAGCGAAGACGGCACCCGGCTCTATGCTGCCGAAACCGCCAGCGACACCATCGCCGAGATCGACTTTGCCAGTGGCGCGGTGCTGCGGCGCATTGCCACCGGTCCGGGTGGCGACGGCTTGGCGGTGATTGATTGA
- a CDS encoding alpha/beta fold hydrolase encodes MSDLTTSFIDSHDGTRMAVHRMGAGRPVLLLHGLFSSAEMNWIKFGTARRLADAGFEAIMPDWRVHGHSDAPVDGALYTAGVLVRDAFAIVEELELHDYDLVGFSLGARTAASAVTAGLAPRRLVLAGMGLEGLVNWRKRVAFFIDMIDRFDTIEHGDPAFFARSFLKSQGIDRHAARLLLTQGVDEIDAEALATIAMPTMVLIGEDDADNGSPERLAEALPQAKVVTVPGNHMSSVMKPEFGSAIVDYLSGE; translated from the coding sequence ATGAGCGATCTCACCACCAGCTTCATCGACAGTCATGACGGCACGCGAATGGCGGTTCACCGCATGGGCGCAGGGCGACCCGTGCTGCTGCTGCACGGACTGTTCTCCAGCGCGGAGATGAACTGGATCAAGTTCGGTACGGCCCGGCGGTTGGCCGATGCCGGGTTCGAAGCGATCATGCCGGACTGGCGGGTCCACGGGCACAGCGATGCGCCGGTGGATGGCGCGCTCTATACCGCCGGCGTGCTGGTGCGCGATGCCTTTGCCATCGTCGAAGAGCTGGAACTGCACGATTACGATCTCGTAGGCTTCTCGCTCGGTGCGCGCACGGCGGCGAGCGCGGTCACCGCGGGCCTGGCGCCAAGGCGGCTGGTGCTGGCGGGGATGGGGCTGGAAGGGCTGGTGAACTGGCGCAAGCGCGTCGCCTTCTTCATCGACATGATCGACCGGTTCGATACCATCGAGCACGGCGATCCGGCGTTCTTTGCGCGCAGCTTCCTGAAGTCGCAGGGGATAGACCGCCACGCGGCTCGGCTGCTGCTGACGCAGGGGGTGGACGAAATCGATGCGGAGGCGCTGGCGACTATTGCCATGCCGACGATGGTGCTGATAGGAGAAGATGACGCCGACAATGGCTCGCCCGAACGGCTTGCGGAGGCCCTGCCACAGGCGAAGGTCGTGACCGTGCCCGGCAACCATATGTCCAGCGTGATGAAGCCCGAATTCGGTTCGGCCATCGTGGACTACCTTTCCGGCGAATAG
- a CDS encoding aspartate-semialdehyde dehydrogenase, with protein sequence MGYRVAVVGATGNVGREMLAILAEREFPMDEVAAVASSRSTNMEIEVGDSGRMVKCKNLEHFDFAGWDIALFACGSEATRIYAPKAAAAGCVVIDNSSLYRMDPDVPLIVPEVNPDAIDGYKARNIIANPNCSTAQLVVALKPLHDVARIKRVIVSTYQSVSGAGKEGMDELFEQSRGIFVGDRVEPRKFTKQIAFNVIPHIDAFMDDGSTKEEWKMVVETKKILDPKIKLNATCVRVPVFVGHSEAVNIEFEGEMSADRAMDILREAPGIMLIDKREDGGYITPVEAAGDGATYISRVREDPTVDNGLTLWCVSDNLRKGAALNAVQIAELLGRRHLQKG encoded by the coding sequence ATGGGTTACCGGGTAGCGGTTGTAGGGGCGACGGGGAATGTCGGACGCGAGATGCTCGCGATCCTGGCCGAGCGGGAATTTCCGATGGACGAGGTGGCCGCCGTGGCCAGCTCGCGGTCCACCAACATGGAGATCGAGGTCGGCGATTCAGGCCGGATGGTGAAGTGCAAGAACCTGGAGCACTTCGACTTCGCCGGATGGGACATTGCCCTGTTCGCCTGCGGCAGCGAGGCAACGCGCATCTACGCGCCCAAGGCGGCGGCAGCGGGCTGCGTGGTGATCGACAATTCCAGCCTCTATCGCATGGACCCCGACGTGCCTTTGATCGTGCCCGAGGTGAACCCCGACGCGATCGACGGTTACAAGGCCCGCAACATCATCGCCAATCCCAACTGCTCGACCGCGCAGCTGGTGGTGGCGCTGAAGCCGCTGCACGATGTCGCCAGGATTAAGCGCGTGATCGTGAGCACCTACCAGTCGGTTTCCGGCGCGGGCAAGGAAGGCATGGACGAGCTGTTCGAGCAGAGCCGCGGCATCTTCGTGGGTGACCGGGTGGAGCCGCGCAAGTTCACCAAGCAGATCGCCTTCAACGTCATCCCCCACATCGACGCCTTCATGGACGATGGCTCCACCAAGGAAGAGTGGAAGATGGTGGTGGAAACCAAGAAGATCCTGGATCCGAAGATCAAACTGAACGCCACCTGCGTGCGCGTGCCGGTATTCGTCGGCCATTCCGAGGCCGTGAACATCGAGTTCGAAGGCGAGATGAGCGCCGACCGCGCCATGGATATCCTGCGCGAGGCGCCGGGCATCATGCTGATCGACAAGCGCGAGGACGGCGGATACATCACCCCGGTCGAGGCCGCCGGCGACGGCGCCACCTACATCAGCCGCGTGCGCGAGGATCCCACCGTGGACAACGGTTTGACCTTGTGGTGCGTATCGGACAACCTGCGCAAGGGCGCCGCGCTGAACGCGGTGCAGATCGCCGAGCTGCTCGGCCGCCGCCACTTGCAGAAGGGATGA
- the rplS gene encoding 50S ribosomal protein L19 has protein sequence MNLIQTLEAEAIEALGKDIPTFRPGDTLRVGVKVKEGNRERVQNYEGVCIARSNRGMGSNFTVRKMSFGEGVERVFPLYSPIIDSITVVRRGVVRRAKLYYLRGRTGKRARIAERRENVAK, from the coding sequence GTGAACCTGATCCAGACTCTCGAGGCCGAAGCCATTGAAGCGCTCGGCAAGGATATCCCCACTTTCCGCCCCGGCGACACGCTGCGCGTGGGCGTCAAGGTGAAGGAAGGCAACCGCGAACGCGTGCAGAACTACGAAGGCGTGTGCATCGCGCGTTCGAACCGCGGCATGGGTTCCAACTTCACCGTTCGCAAGATGAGCTTCGGCGAAGGCGTGGAACGCGTGTTCCCGCTGTATTCGCCGATCATCGATTCCATCACCGTGGTGCGCCGCGGCGTGGTGCGCCGCGCCAAGCTGTATTACCTGCGCGGCCGCACCGGCAAGCGCGCCCGCATCGCGGAGCGTCGCGAGAACGTGGCCAAGTAA
- the trmD gene encoding tRNA (guanosine(37)-N1)-methyltransferase TrmD, whose translation MTFAATILTLYPEMFPGPLGVSLAGRARDRGDWRCETVQIRDFAPDKHRTVDDTPAGGGAGMVLKADVLATALDSVAGECPVLAMTPRGQPITQARIREIAAGPGVTLICGRFEGFDERFFEARPHIEQVSLADIVLSGGEPAALAILDACIRLLPGVMGAASSGHEESFEDGLLEYPQYTRPFEWEGRTIPEVLRSGDHARIAAWRKAQAENDTRLRRPDLWERQGGAPVQPASGARHEKKD comes from the coding sequence ATGACCTTTGCCGCCACCATCCTCACCCTCTACCCCGAGATGTTCCCGGGTCCGCTCGGCGTGTCGCTGGCGGGGCGGGCGCGGGATCGGGGGGACTGGCGTTGCGAAACCGTACAGATACGCGACTTCGCACCCGACAAGCATCGCACCGTCGATGATACGCCAGCAGGTGGCGGGGCGGGGATGGTGCTAAAGGCGGACGTGCTGGCCACCGCGCTCGACAGCGTGGCGGGCGAGTGCCCCGTCCTCGCCATGACGCCGCGCGGCCAACCCATTACGCAGGCGCGCATCCGCGAGATTGCCGCCGGCCCCGGCGTCACCCTGATCTGCGGCCGGTTCGAAGGCTTCGACGAGCGGTTCTTCGAAGCCCGTCCGCATATCGAGCAGGTGAGCCTTGCCGACATCGTGCTGTCGGGTGGAGAACCTGCCGCGCTGGCCATTCTGGATGCTTGCATTCGCCTGCTTCCCGGCGTAATGGGCGCGGCTTCCAGCGGGCACGAGGAATCGTTCGAGGACGGTCTCTTGGAGTACCCGCAATATACCCGACCTTTTGAATGGGAAGGGCGCACGATCCCCGAAGTGCTGCGATCGGGGGATCATGCGAGGATCGCCGCGTGGAGGAAAGCCCAGGCGGAGAACGACACACGGTTACGCAGGCCGGATTTATGGGAGCGCCAGGGTGGCGCTCCGGTCCAGCCTGCCTCTGGCGCGCGGCATGAAAAGAAGGACTGA
- a CDS encoding NAD(P)/FAD-dependent oxidoreductase, with the protein MDDTIDDCIIVGGGPAGLTAAIYLARYHLSIRLFDCGTSRAALIPCTHNHAGYPEGIAGLELVGRMLEQAEKYGVVHEEKRVEHLAKTGDCFVVGTDEGTFRARTVLLATGVFNRHPPGMDDAFHDEALFKGLLRYCPVCDGYEVTDKRVGIIGTGSHGTAEAIFLRSFTKDVTLISPTDDHDLEPECLAKLDEAGIVRVDGPCGDYAMRGDKLAVDTAEGWLEFDSVYPALGSDVRSQLAQDAGADCTDVGCIKVDDHQRTSVPGLFAAGDVVIGLDQISHAMGQAGVAATTIRNDLADERSLLR; encoded by the coding sequence ATGGACGATACAATCGACGACTGCATCATCGTGGGCGGGGGGCCCGCAGGGCTGACCGCGGCGATATACCTTGCGCGCTATCACCTTTCCATCCGGCTGTTCGACTGCGGCACCAGCCGTGCGGCGCTGATCCCGTGCACCCACAACCACGCCGGCTATCCTGAAGGTATCGCCGGGCTGGAACTGGTCGGGCGGATGCTGGAGCAGGCGGAGAAATACGGCGTCGTCCACGAAGAAAAGCGCGTCGAACATCTCGCGAAGACCGGCGACTGCTTCGTGGTCGGCACCGACGAGGGCACCTTCCGCGCGCGCACGGTGCTGCTGGCGACGGGCGTCTTCAATCGCCATCCCCCGGGGATGGACGATGCCTTTCATGACGAGGCGCTGTTCAAGGGCCTCCTGCGCTACTGCCCGGTCTGCGACGGCTACGAGGTGACCGACAAGCGCGTCGGCATCATCGGCACCGGCAGCCACGGCACCGCGGAGGCAATCTTCCTGCGTAGCTTCACGAAGGACGTGACCCTAATCTCGCCCACCGACGATCACGATCTGGAGCCGGAATGTCTGGCGAAGCTGGACGAGGCCGGGATTGTGCGGGTGGACGGGCCGTGCGGGGACTATGCCATGCGCGGGGACAAGCTGGCGGTGGATACCGCCGAAGGCTGGCTGGAATTCGACAGCGTCTATCCCGCGCTCGGCAGCGACGTGCGCTCGCAACTGGCGCAGGATGCCGGGGCGGACTGCACCGATGTCGGCTGCATCAAGGTGGACGACCATCAGCGGACCAGCGTGCCGGGCCTGTTCGCGGCGGGCGACGTGGTGATCGGGCTGGACCAGATCAGCCACGCGATGGGCCAGGCGGGCGTCGCCGCCACGACGATCCGCAATGATCTCGCGGACGAGCGGTCGCTGCTGCGTTAG
- the rimM gene encoding ribosome maturation factor RimM (Essential for efficient processing of 16S rRNA) — MTKDTPVTLAAVAGAHGVAGEVRLKLFGEGLDSLKAHRSFNDGALTLTKVRDDNKGGAVARFAEVADRTAAEKLRGTVLTVPRDALPPLAEGEYYHADLLGLAAVSDTGEPLGEVIAVHNFGAGDVIEIRRPPEEGKPGKLFMVPMRVEAVPAWDEATLTVNADFTEE, encoded by the coding sequence TTGACCAAGGACACGCCCGTCACCCTGGCCGCCGTTGCCGGCGCGCACGGCGTGGCGGGCGAGGTCCGCCTGAAGCTGTTCGGCGAAGGGCTGGACAGCCTGAAGGCGCACCGCAGCTTCAACGACGGCGCCCTGACGCTCACCAAGGTGCGCGATGACAACAAGGGCGGGGCCGTGGCCCGCTTTGCCGAGGTGGCGGATCGCACCGCTGCCGAGAAGCTGCGCGGCACCGTGCTGACCGTGCCGCGTGATGCCCTGCCGCCGCTGGCCGAGGGGGAGTATTACCACGCCGATCTGCTCGGTCTTGCCGCCGTGTCCGATACGGGCGAGCCACTGGGCGAGGTTATCGCCGTTCACAACTTCGGCGCTGGCGACGTGATCGAGATCAGGCGACCGCCCGAAGAGGGCAAGCCCGGCAAACTGTTCATGGTGCCGATGCGCGTGGAGGCGGTTCCTGCTTGGGATGAGGCGACACTCACCGTCAACGCGGACTTCACTGAAGAATGA
- the rpsP gene encoding 30S ribosomal protein S16, whose amino-acid sequence MAISLRLARGGAKKRPYYRIVAADSRRARDGKYLEQIGTYNPMLPKDDENRVKLDEDRARYWLGVGAQPSDRVHRFLDAAGVLERKARNNPKKGEPGDAAKERAEEKATKAAEAEEAKKAAEEEAKAAAAAPAEEAPAADEDSAQNDATGSVKSDDTAEAVADASTEAAADAPAADAAAVAEEVNEGGPPLPEDAPAKEAGEEKAEG is encoded by the coding sequence ATGGCAATCTCCCTCAGGCTCGCACGCGGTGGCGCCAAGAAGCGTCCGTACTACCGCATCGTGGCCGCCGACAGCCGCCGTGCCCGCGATGGCAAGTATCTGGAACAGATCGGCACCTACAACCCGATGCTGCCCAAGGATGACGAGAACCGCGTGAAGCTGGACGAGGACCGCGCCCGTTACTGGCTGGGCGTGGGCGCGCAGCCGTCCGACCGCGTCCACCGTTTCCTCGACGCCGCCGGCGTGCTGGAGCGCAAGGCGCGCAACAACCCCAAGAAGGGTGAACCGGGCGACGCCGCGAAGGAACGCGCCGAAGAAAAGGCAACCAAGGCTGCCGAAGCCGAGGAAGCCAAGAAGGCTGCCGAGGAAGAGGCCAAGGCTGCTGCTGCGGCTCCGGCCGAGGAAGCGCCTGCTGCCGACGAGGACAGCGCCCAGAACGATGCCACCGGTTCGGTGAAGTCGGACGACACCGCCGAAGCGGTCGCCGATGCCTCCACCGAAGCTGCCGCCGATGCCCCCGCTGCCGATGCGGCCGCCGTGGCCGAGGAAGTCAACGAAGGTGGCCCGCCGCTGCCCGAGGACGCCCCCGCCAAGGAAGCCGGCGAAGAAAAGGCCGAGGGCTGA
- the ffh gene encoding signal recognition particle protein, which yields MFDSLSDRLGTVFDRLRGRGALSEQDVRDAMREVRVALLEADVALSVARDFIGRVTERAIGQEVLKSVTPGQMVVKIVNDELVAMLGGEEAVGKGPMGEGEALDLNVAPPAVIMMVGLQGSGKTTSTAKIAKLLKDKQGKKPLMASLDVNRPAAQEQLAILGEQAGVATLPIVAGQQPVDIARRALGAARLQNYDVLLLDTAGRLHVDEALMAEMKAVASVSTPAEVLLVVDALTGQDAVNVAQSFTSEVPLTGVVLTRMDGDARGGAALSMRAVTGKPIKFAGTGEKLDAIERFHPARVADRILGMGDVVSLVERAAESIKADEAEDLAKRMMAGKFDMNDLRKQLQQMQNMGGLGMLAGMMPGMKKAKAAMADSGMNDKVLVHMDAIIGSMTAKERARPELLNAKRKKRVAAGSGTSVQEVNKILKMHQEMGRAMKQIRKMGGLKGLGALLGGGGGFGGGGGGGAPGLPGGGMPGLPGGQLPPEMQDFLRKK from the coding sequence ATGTTCGATAGCCTGTCCGACCGCCTCGGTACCGTGTTCGATCGCCTGCGCGGTCGCGGTGCCCTGTCGGAACAGGACGTGCGCGATGCCATGCGCGAGGTGCGCGTCGCCCTGCTGGAGGCGGACGTCGCGCTGAGCGTGGCGCGCGATTTCATCGGCCGCGTCACGGAACGCGCGATCGGGCAGGAAGTGCTCAAGTCGGTCACGCCGGGCCAGATGGTCGTCAAGATCGTGAACGACGAACTCGTCGCCATGCTCGGCGGCGAGGAAGCCGTGGGCAAGGGCCCGATGGGCGAGGGCGAGGCGCTGGACCTTAACGTCGCGCCGCCCGCCGTCATCATGATGGTCGGCCTGCAAGGGTCCGGCAAGACCACCAGCACCGCCAAGATCGCCAAGCTGCTGAAGGACAAGCAGGGCAAGAAGCCGCTGATGGCCTCGCTCGACGTCAACCGCCCCGCCGCGCAGGAGCAGCTGGCGATCCTGGGCGAACAGGCGGGCGTCGCCACCCTGCCGATCGTCGCCGGGCAACAGCCGGTCGACATCGCCCGGCGCGCGCTGGGCGCGGCCAGGCTGCAGAATTACGACGTGTTGCTGCTTGACACCGCGGGCCGGCTGCACGTGGACGAGGCGCTGATGGCGGAGATGAAGGCGGTCGCCTCCGTCTCCACCCCCGCCGAGGTGCTGCTGGTGGTCGATGCGCTGACCGGGCAGGACGCGGTCAATGTAGCGCAAAGCTTCACCAGCGAGGTGCCGCTGACCGGCGTGGTGCTCACCCGCATGGACGGTGACGCGCGCGGCGGTGCGGCGCTTTCCATGCGCGCCGTCACCGGCAAGCCGATCAAGTTCGCCGGCACGGGCGAAAAGCTCGACGCCATCGAGCGTTTCCATCCCGCGCGGGTTGCCGATCGCATCCTGGGCATGGGCGATGTCGTCAGCCTGGTCGAACGCGCGGCAGAAAGCATCAAGGCCGACGAGGCCGAGGATCTCGCCAAGCGCATGATGGCGGGCAAGTTCGACATGAATGACCTGCGCAAGCAATTGCAGCAGATGCAGAACATGGGCGGGCTGGGGATGCTGGCGGGCATGATGCCGGGCATGAAAAAGGCCAAGGCCGCGATGGCCGACAGCGGCATGAACGACAAGGTTCTGGTGCACATGGACGCCATCATCGGCTCCATGACGGCCAAGGAACGCGCCCGCCCCGAACTGCTCAACGCCAAGCGCAAGAAGCGCGTGGCGGCGGGCAGCGGCACATCGGTGCAGGAGGTCAACAAGATCCTCAAGATGCACCAGGAAATGGGCCGCGCGATGAAACAGATCCGCAAGATGGGCGGGCTCAAGGGCCTCGGCGCGCTGCTGGGCGGCGGCGGGGGCTTTGGCGGCGGCGGAGGCGGTGGCGCTCCCGGGCTGCCAGGTGGCGGAATGCCCGGCCTTCCGGGCGGCCAGCTGCCCCCGGAGATGCAGGATTTTCTCAGGAAGAAGTAA
- a CDS encoding TIGR02300 family protein gives MVKPEWGTKRTCPKCATRFYDLNKEDPVTCIECGNEWTPEPVLKSKQPIPFDEQDKAKKKDEAADSDLADDDLEELDVDDDEDSPDNDVDLGGDDDLGVATTDGEGDEDN, from the coding sequence ATGGTCAAGCCAGAATGGGGCACCAAGCGCACTTGCCCCAAGTGCGCCACGCGCTTCTACGATCTGAACAAGGAAGACCCCGTCACCTGCATCGAATGCGGCAACGAGTGGACGCCCGAGCCCGTGCTCAAGTCCAAGCAGCCGATTCCCTTCGACGAGCAGGACAAGGCCAAGAAGAAGGACGAGGCCGCCGATTCGGATCTTGCCGATGACGATCTGGAAGAACTCGACGTCGACGACGACGAGGATTCGCCGGACAACGACGTCGACCTCGGCGGCGACGACGACCTGGGCGTGGCCACCACCGACGGTGAAGGCGACGAGGACAATTGA
- the aroA gene encoding 3-phosphoshikimate 1-carboxyvinyltransferase has translation MSHSNPPTPRRFAASGPLTGRVAVPGDKSISHRAIMLGALAVGETRVTGLLEGEDVLATAAAMRAMGATIVRQARNERGEAAWSIHGVGVGGLLQPTQALDMGNSGTSTRLLMGLVASHPIRAMFTGDASLSKRPMGRVIEPLSQMGAAFEASGQALGGGRLPLMLRGISPAVPITYRLPVASAQVKSAVLLAGLNTAGITTVIEPVPTRDHSERMLRGFGAKLEVGEDAGARVIRIHGEAELTPQVITVPGDPSSAAFFAVAALLVPGSDLVIANVGLNPTRAALFDVLRQMGGSIEELDRREVGGEPVADLRVRHSILTGIDVDPMVVPAMVDEFPVLFVAAALAQGTTTTKGLDELRVKESDRITAMADALTLAGARVEEHEDGLTIEGTGGDLLRGTPEYEWVTTHLDHRIAMSMAVAGLASRDGVQVDDTGPIATSFPTFEALLSRAMHGEPA, from the coding sequence GTGAGCCATTCCAACCCGCCCACTCCCCGACGCTTCGCTGCGAGCGGTCCGCTGACCGGACGGGTGGCCGTGCCGGGCGACAAATCGATCAGCCACCGCGCGATCATGCTGGGCGCGCTGGCGGTGGGCGAAACGCGGGTGACGGGGCTGCTGGAGGGCGAGGACGTGCTCGCCACCGCCGCCGCCATGCGGGCGATGGGTGCCACGATCGTTCGACAGGCTCGGAATGAGCGGGGTGAAGCCGCCTGGAGCATCCACGGCGTCGGTGTCGGCGGCCTGTTGCAGCCCACGCAGGCACTGGACATGGGCAATTCGGGCACCAGCACGCGATTGCTGATGGGCCTCGTCGCCAGCCATCCGATCCGCGCCATGTTCACCGGCGATGCCAGCCTGTCGAAGCGCCCCATGGGCCGGGTGATCGAGCCGCTGAGCCAGATGGGCGCGGCTTTCGAGGCCAGTGGACAGGCGCTTGGCGGCGGCCGCCTGCCGCTCATGCTGCGCGGCATCTCGCCCGCCGTGCCGATCACCTATCGCCTGCCCGTCGCCAGCGCGCAGGTGAAGAGCGCCGTGCTGCTCGCCGGCCTCAACACCGCGGGGATCACCACCGTCATCGAGCCTGTCCCCACCCGCGACCATTCCGAACGGATGCTGCGCGGCTTCGGCGCGAAGCTGGAGGTCGGCGAGGATGCCGGCGCGCGCGTGATCCGCATCCACGGCGAGGCGGAGCTGACGCCGCAGGTCATCACCGTCCCCGGAGACCCGTCGAGCGCCGCCTTCTTCGCCGTCGCCGCATTGCTGGTGCCAGGCAGCGACCTCGTGATCGCCAATGTCGGCCTCAACCCCACCCGCGCCGCGTTGTTCGACGTGCTGCGACAAATGGGCGGCTCCATAGAGGAACTGGACCGGCGCGAGGTCGGCGGGGAGCCGGTGGCGGATTTGCGCGTGCGGCACTCGATCCTCACGGGCATAGACGTTGACCCAATGGTCGTGCCGGCGATGGTTGACGAATTTCCGGTGCTCTTCGTGGCCGCTGCGCTGGCGCAAGGGACGACAACGACCAAGGGTCTCGATGAGTTGCGCGTCAAGGAATCCGACCGCATCACCGCCATGGCCGACGCGCTCACGCTGGCGGGCGCGCGAGTGGAAGAACACGAGGACGGCCTGACGATCGAGGGAACCGGAGGCGATCTCCTTCGCGGGACGCCGGAATATGAGTGGGTCACGACCCACCTCGATCACCGGATCGCCATGAGCATGGCCGTGGCGGGCCTCGCCAGCCGCGATGGCGTTCAGGTGGACGACACCGGGCCTATCGCAACAAGCTTCCCCACATTCGAGGCGCTGCTGAGCCGCGCCATGCACGGAGAACCCGCATGA
- a CDS encoding DUF411 domain-containing protein: MKPRRFLSLALLALAACSQAAQAATYEMFRDPNCGCCLAWVRHVDAAVAESVTVTDSTDMGALKDRLGVPQELRSCHTMVVEGYVIEGHVPAEDIARLLAERPEGVTGLAVPGMPVGSPGMEMGDRVQPYQVIAFGEAGMSVFATHP, from the coding sequence ATGAAGCCCCGTCGTTTTCTCTCGCTCGCCCTTCTTGCCCTCGCCGCCTGTTCGCAGGCTGCCCAGGCCGCCACCTACGAGATGTTTCGCGATCCGAACTGCGGCTGTTGCCTCGCCTGGGTGCGCCACGTGGACGCGGCAGTGGCGGAAAGCGTTACCGTGACCGACAGCACCGACATGGGCGCGCTCAAGGACCGGCTGGGCGTCCCTCAGGAATTGCGCAGTTGCCACACGATGGTGGTGGAAGGGTACGTGATCGAAGGCCACGTTCCGGCCGAGGACATCGCCCGTCTGCTTGCCGAGCGGCCCGAGGGCGTCACCGGCCTCGCCGTGCCAGGCATGCCGGTCGGCTCGCCCGGCATGGAGATGGGCGACCGGGTGCAGCCCTACCAGGTCATCGCTTTCGGAGAGGCCGGCATGTCGGTCTTCGCGACGCACCCCTGA
- a CDS encoding DMT family transporter, whose product MAWFILFVAGLLETVWAYSMKLSDGFTRPGPAAVTIVAMIFSFGLLAVAMKSLPLGTAYTVWTGIGAIGAFVVGIVLLGEAVTPLRVLAAVLIVSGLVLMKVSSPA is encoded by the coding sequence TTGGCCTGGTTCATTCTTTTTGTCGCCGGACTGCTCGAGACCGTGTGGGCCTATTCCATGAAACTGTCCGACGGCTTCACCCGGCCCGGGCCAGCGGCAGTCACGATCGTCGCCATGATATTCAGTTTCGGTCTGCTGGCAGTGGCGATGAAATCGTTGCCGCTGGGCACGGCCTATACCGTGTGGACGGGCATCGGCGCGATCGGCGCCTTCGTGGTCGGCATCGTACTGCTGGGGGAGGCGGTGACGCCGCTGCGCGTGCTGGCCGCCGTGCTGATCGTCAGCGGGCTGGTGCTGATGAAAGTGTCGAGCCCCGCCTGA